AATACCCGTCAGGTGCACCTCAAACAGTAAATCGACGAGGTTGAACAAGGCCGTGCTCTGGAAGCTCAGGCCCATCGTCACGTTAAAGTCGGGCACCAGGCTAGCCGGCGGCAGGCCGTGCAGCACCGGCAGCAGCAGGGTTTCGTCGGGCAGCACCACGGCCACGGTGGCGGCGGGGTTGCGTTGGCGCGCCTCAGCCAGCAGCTGGCCGGCCAGCTTGCCCTGCATGCTGGCATTGGCCACCCCGAGTAGCCGGATGTGGTGCGGCCGGCCGCGCAGGTGCTCCTGGTAGGTGAACGTGTCGAGCGGCAGATTCCACTGCCGCCAGTAGCGGCGCAGGGCCTGGCCGGCGCGGTTAGGCGAAGCTTCTTCTAAGTAAAACGGGTCGCCGTCGAAGTACAAATCGGCCAGGCTCCGGCTGCGCAGCAGACTGATAAACGTTTCCTCGGCCTTACTCAGCCCGCCCAGGCCCACGAAGACGTGGCGGGGGGCAGCGCTTTTTTTACGTCGGCCAGCTCGCGGCGCAGGCCCTGCACGGCGCGGCGGTAGGCTAGCCCGGGGTAGGCGAGGTGCTCTTTTTTGAGGCGCGCCTTAAAGCGCAGGTACACTTTGTGCAGCTGCCCCCAAAAGCCAAAGTAGCGGTCGAGACCGGTGGTTTTCTGCTCCGGGTCGAGCTGCCAGCGCTCCAGTGCCTTGGCCTCGGCCAGGTACTCGAAAATGGATTTGGTATCGGCCAGGTGCTGGTCGAGGGTCGAAAAGTCTTGCAGCAGCAGCCCGCCCCAGCCCACAAAGTGGTCGAACTGCAAATCGGGGTCGATATGCTTGAAAATATCGAACAGCAGCAGCTGCAAGGCAATCGGCTCTTCGACCTGCACGCCGGCGCGCTCCACCAAGTAGTCTTCCATGGCCGCGATGCGCGGCGCCCACAGTGCCTGGCCTTCGGGCGTGGCCAGGGCCAGCTCATTTTTGAGGTACACCACGGCGCGGCGCGTGGGCACAATCACGACCAGCTCGGAAAGCGCATCGACATCGTGGCTAGCCAGCAGCTCCTGGGCCACTTCGGCCAGAAAGGAGCGGGACGTAGCCGGGGCCGCCACCGGCGCGGCCAGGGTAGGGGAGGGCAGCATACTACCCAAAGATAGGGCCGCGGTCCCCGGCCCCGGCGGCACTTAGGAAGCCGGCCAGCGCATTCAATAAGCCAGCCCGGCCATTCGCATGAAATTGTGGGTGCCGTGCGGCGTTTGGCTGACATTTGAAGCGGACATCGGGCTAGCTATGCCCCGGCAAAAGGCAGCTGAGTTGCTTGGCGCTGGTTGCTGGCTCGCTGTTGCTATCTCAACCTTCTTCTTCTAACTACTGCTATGAAACATGTTTCTTCTTCCACGCTGCTCACCGACCGGGCCGAGCCCCAGTTGTTGAACAGCGGGTGCGCGGGCTGTTGGGCAGCCGGCTACTGTGCCGCCTGCCTGCCGCTCAGCCTGCAAGCCCCGGCGGCCTGTCCGCTCAACCCCTGCCCTGGTGCCCCGCGCCCGGCCAGCGAAGTTGCGCGGTACTAACCAAGCCGCCCCGCCAAGAAAAGCCGTCGGGCTGCGCACTGCGCGGCTCGACGGCTTTTTTGCGAATGGCCCCATCCCAAAGGTGCCTCGCCAGTCCGGCTAGCCGGTAACTTCACGGCCCAAACTGGTTTGCTGTTTATGCCTTTGTCCTTACGCACCACCGCCCGCCTTTTGCTGGCGCTACTCACTGTACACTATTCGCTGCTCACTGCCCAGGCGCAGGCGCCCAAAACGTATACCTCGTCGGAGATTCTACTAGGCCTCAAAAAGCTCAACGTGGTGGGCTCGGTGATGTACATCGCCGCCCACCCCGACGATGAGAACACCCGCCTGCTGGCCTACCTCGCCAACGGCCGCCTGCTCGAAACCAGCTACTTCAGCTGCACCCGCGGCGACGGCGGCCAGGACCTCATCGGCCCCGAGCTGCGCGAGCAGCTCGGCGTTATCCGCACCCAGGAGCTGCTGGCGGCGCGCCGCATCGACGGGGCGCACCAATACTTCTCGCGCGCCAACGACTTCGGCTTCAGCAAGACCTCGGCCGAAACCTTCACCATCTGGGACAAGGAGCAAGTGCTTAGTGACATGGTGTGGGTCATTCGCCAGCGGCGGCCCGATGTGCTCATCACCCGCTTCCCGCCCGATGCCCGCGCCGGCCACGGCCACCACCAGGCCAGCGCCATCCTGGCCGCCGAAGCCTTCGACGCCGCCGGCGACCCCAAGCGCTTCCCCGAGCAGCTCAACTACGTGCAGGTGTGGCAGCCCAAGCGCCTGTACTGGAACACCGGCAGCTACTTCGTGAAGCCCGGCGAGAAGATGGACGGCTACCTCCAACTTGATGCCGGCGGCTACAACCCCCTGCTAGGCCAGAGCTACGGCGAAATCGCGGCCCGTTCGCGCTCGCAGCACCGCAGCCAGGGCTTCGGCGCGGCCGCCCAGCGCGGCGAGGCCATCGAGTACTTCCAGTTCGTGAAAGGCACGCCCGCCAAAACCGATTTATTCGAAGGCATCGACCAGACCTGGAACCGCGTGCCAGGCGGCGCGGCCATCGGCAAAATGGTGGACGAGGTGATTCGGAAGTATGACGCGAGCAACCCTAGCGCCAGCGTGGCGGGGCTAGTGCAAATACAGTCCGCATTACTCAACGTGAAGGGCTCACCATTTTGGGTTGAGAAAACCTCGTATGAAACGCAAAATTTGATTCAAGCAAGCTTAGGGCTACATATTGAAGCCATTGCTTCTTCAGCAACTATCACTGCTGGACAACCTTTAAATGTCAGTGTCACGGTGCTGAACCGTTCTAAAACGCCGATGGTATTGGATGAATTAGCAGCGTATGTACTTACTGATACTGTGCTAAATAAGCCGCTGCTGTCGCAAATGCCTGCGGTAATTAATTTGAAAACGAAGCTGCCTGCTCAGACTTCTCTGACGCAACCTTATTGGCTAATCAAGCCAGCATCAGTAGGAATGTATCAGGTACCAGATACTGTATTTGATTTCAAAGTACCTGGCAAAGGCATTATTACTTACAATTACAATCCGCAGGCTAACGCCAGTTTGCCTGAAAGAACAGGAGCCGATATTTACACAATACGCCAGCAAATAATAGGTAAGCCAGAAAATGATGCTGCGTTAGCGATAACTTGCTTGATATCAATCAACGGGCGAAAAAACGCCTTTCTTATCCCCGTCCAATACAAGCACACCGACCCGGTTCTCGGTGAGCTCTACCAGCCCCTAGCCGTGGTGCCGCCGGTAATGGTGAATATTCCCGCCGCCCGTGCCTACGTCTTTGCCGACCAGCAGCCCAAGCAAGTGCCCGTGACGCTGCGCGCCGGCCAGGCCGGGGTAGCCGGCTCGCTGGCCTTGCAGGTGCCCAGCGGCTGGCAGGCCGAGCCCGCCACCGTCGCCTTCACCCTCAAAAACAAGGACGACGAGCAGACCGTCAACTTCACCCTGCGCCCGCTGGCCGGCGCGGCCGAGGGCAAAGCCGATCTGCGCGCCGTGGCCACCGTGGGCACCGAGAAATACAGCCGGGGCATCCAGCAAATAATCTACCCGCACATCCCGACCCAGACGCTCTTCCTCGAGGCCACCGCGCCGCTCGTGAAGCTGAACGTGGCCCGGGGCCACACCAAAACCATCGGCTACCTCATGGGCGCCGGCGACGAGGTGCCCGAGGCCCTGCGCCAGCTCGGCTACACCGTGAGCCTGCTCGACCCCGCCACCGACCTCACCGCCGACCGGCTAGCCCGCTACGACGCCGTGGTGCTCGGCGTGCGCGCCTACAACGTGCTCGACCGCCTCAAAACCCAGCAGCCCGCCCTACTCAAGTACGTCGAAAACGGCGGTACTATGCTGGTGCAATACGTAGTAAACCGCGGCACCGTGCTGCCCCAAATAGGGCCCTACCCCCTCACGCTCTCCGCCGACCGCGTGACGGTGGAAAACACGCCCGTCACGTTTCTGACCCCTAGCGCCTCGGTGCTGAATACACCCAACAAGCTCACGCCCGCCGACTTCGCCACTGGCTGGGTGCAGGAACAGGGTCTCTACTACCCGTCGAGCTGGGATGCGCATTATCAACCCGTTATCGCCAGTCACGACCCCGGCGAGACCGACAAGCAAAGCGCCATCCTGGTGGCGCCTTATGGTAAGGGCCGCTACATCTACACCGGCTTGTCGCTGTTTCGGGAGCTGCCGGCGGGCGTGCCGGGCGCCTTCCGGGTGCTGGCTAATCTGGTGGAGTCGGGCGGCAAGTAAAATTTTAACCAATAAGAACGTCATGCTGAGCTTGCCGAAGCATCTCTACCACGCCGCTAGGGTCACTAGCCTGACGATGCGGTAGAGATGCTTCGACAAGCTCAGCATGACGTTCTTTTTTAGTTAAGCTCTAAGTTTGCGAGTGCCGGGCCGCGCCCGGTGCCATTTCCCCTTTGCAAGGCCCGTGCTCACAGTAGAAAAAATCGGCGGTACCTCCATGACCGCCTTCGCTGATGTCCTCCAGAACATCATCTTCCACGGCCGCCAGGGCCAGGACTTGTACAACCGCATTTTCGTGGTGTCGGCCTACGCCAACGTCACCAACTGGCTGCTGGAGAACAAGAAAACCGGCGCGCCCGGCGTGTATCACCGCATTACCGAGCACCAGGAGTTTCGGGTCGCGCTGCAAGAGGTGGCCGCCAAGCTCAAGGAGCTGAATAAAAACTACGCCCCGCTGGGCCTCGACCTGGCCGTGGCCGATGCCTTCATTCAGCAGCGCATCGACCAGGCGCAGGCCTACCTCGAAAGCCTCGTGAACGTGCTGGCCTCGGGCTACGTGAACGGCCCCAATATTTTGCAGGCCGCCCGCGAAATCCTGGCTAGCATCGGCGAGGCGCACTCAGCCTTTAACTCGGTCAATATCTTGCAAAACAAAGGGTTGAATGCCACGCTCATCGACCTCAGCGGCTTCGACGATGCGCGACCCTTGACGATTGATGCGCGCATTCAGCAGGCCTTCGCGGGCATCGACTTTGCCACTACCATCTGCATTGCTACCGGCTACACCAAGGGCACCGAGGGCATCATGCGCGAGTTTGACCGTGGGTATTCGGAGGTGACATTCAGCAAGATAGCCGTGGCCGTGCACCCCCAGGAGGCCATCATTCACAAGGAATACCACCTCTGCTCGGCCGACCCCATGCTGGTGGGCGTGGACTACTGCCACCCCGTAGGCTTCACCAACTACGACGTGGCCGACCAGCTCGCCGACGTGGGCATGGAGGCCATTCATCCCAAGGCCTCGAAGCCGTTGGAAATCAACGCTATCGACTTACGCATCAAAAATACCTTCGAGCCCGAGCACCCTGGCACGCTCATTACCCGCGACTTTGTATCGCCCGAAAAGCACATCGAAGTCATCACGGGCACCGATAAAGTGGTGATAATCGACATTTACGACCCGCTGATGGTAGGCGCGGCCGGCTTCGACCTGCACCTCATGCAGGCGTTTTTTGACTTCGGCGTGAGCTATATTTTCAAGGCCACGAGCGCCAACAGCATCTCGCTGGTTATCTGGCAGAAGGACCTGAAGCCAGAGCTGGTGGCCGCCCTGGAAACGAAGTACGAAAAAGTAACCAGCGAAAATTCCTCGATGGTGTGCCTCATTGGCTCCAATATCGACCAGCCCGGCCTACTCGCCAAGGCTGCCGGCGCGCTGGCCGAGGCGGGCATCAACATCCGCAGCGCCGGCTTTGCGCTGCGTAAGGTCAATATTCAGTTTATTCTGGGCCGGGAAGACTACAAAGCGGCCATTGTGGCGCTTAACCAGGCGATGGGCTAGGGGCAGCGCTGCATCTGGAAAGAACGTCATGCTGCATAAAGTGAAGCCTCTCGCCGGAGTTGTTGGACTGGTATTGCTAACGGTACGGACGGGGTACTTGACTTTATGCAGCATGACGTTCTTTTGTATCCTACCTGCTCTGTAAACGTTGCCCATGAAAAGACTCCTGCCCGCCGCCTTCCTGCTTACCCTCGGCCTGGCTAGCCCGGCCGCCCGCGCCCAGCAGGCGCTGGCCCTGCCGCCCGCCACGCAGTCCGTCACCGATGCCGAAAATATGGCGAACGTGCTGGCCGACACGCTCTACATTCAGCAGCACTACGTCAAGACGGAGCACCAGATTGCGATGCGCGATGGCGTGAAGCTCTACACCATCGTGTACGCGCCCAAGGATGCCGACAAGGTGCGCTACCCCATCCTGCTCAACCGCACGCCCTACGCCATCGGGCCCTACGGCCCCACCAAGTTTAAACTCAACCTGGGCCCCAGCAGCAAGATGATGCGTGAGGGCTACATCTTTGCCTATCAAGACGTTCGCGGGCGCTATATGTCGGAGGGTGAGTTTCTGGACATGCGCCCCGAGCTCGAAAAGCACGCCACCAAAAAGGACACCGACGAGGGCACCGACACCTACGATACCATTGAGTATCTGCTTAAGCACGGTCCCAAAAGCAACGGCCGCGTGGGGCAGTGGGGCATCAGCTACCCCGGTTTCTACACTTCGGCCGGCCTGCTCAGCCGCCACCCGGCGCTGAAGGCGGCCTCGCCCCAGGCGCCGATTGCCGACTGGTTCTGGGATGATTTTCACCACAACGGCGCGTTTTTTCTGCCCCACGCTTTTAATTTTCTGTACAGCTTCGGGCAGGCGCGGCCCCAGCCCACGGCCGTGGGCAACCCCGGCATCAAGCACGGCACGCCCGATGGCTACGACTTTTTCCTGCGCATGGGGCCGCTCAAAAATGCCAACGAGCAGTACTACAAGGGGAAAGTGGCGTTCTGGAACGAGCTCATGCAGCATCCCGACTACGACGCCTTCTGGCAGGCCCGCAACCTGCGCCCGCACCTGCACGACTTGAAGACCGCCGTGCTCACCGTGGGCGGCTTCAACGACGCCGAAGACCTGTTTGGCGCCCTCAACACCTACCAGACCATCGAGCAGAAAAACCCGGGCCTCAGCAACCGCATCGTGATGGGCCCCTGGGTGCACGGCGGCTGGGCGCGCGGCACCGGCGAAATGGTGGGCAACGTGAACTACGGCCCCTCGCCCTCGCTGTGGTACCAGGAAAACATCGAGGCGCCGTTCTTTAAGTCGTATCTCAAAGATGCCAAACCCGGCGCTAGCCTGCCCGAAGCCACCATGTTTGAGGGCGGCACCAACCGCTGGCGCGCCTTCGATGCCTGGCCGCCCAAGCAGGCCCAGACCAAAACGCTTTACTTCCGCCAGGCGGGCGGCCTGAGCTTTAGCGCGCCCACCGATGGCAGCAACGAGCGCCGCCGCCCCGACGTCAACTTCGAGTTTGACCAATTTGTGAGCGACCCCGCGCACCCCGTGCCCTTCACCGAGGCCACCAACGTGGGCATGACCCGCGAGTACATGACCGACGACCAGCGCTTCGCCAGCCGCCGCCCCGACGTGCTCACCTACCAAACCGCGCCCCTGGAGGAGGATATGACCCTAGCCGGCCCCATGCAGGCGCTGTTGCAAGTGGCCACCACCGGCACCGACGCCGACTGGGTGGTAAAAATCATCGACGTGTATCCCGACGACACGCCCGACAACCCCCGCACCGCGCCCGGCGTGCACCTCGGCGGCTATCAGCAAATGGTGCGCTCCGAGGTAATGCGCGGCCGCTTCCGCGACAGCTTCAGCCAGCCCAAGCCCTTTGCGGCCAATGAGGTAACGGCCGTGCCCTTCACGGTGCAAGACCTGCTGCACACCTTCCGCAAGGGCCACCGCCTCATGGTGCAGGTGCAAAGCACCTGGTTTCCGCTCGTGGATAGAAACCCGCAGACCTACGTGCCCAACATCTACGAGGCTAGCGAGACTGACTTCAAAGCGCAGACTCACAAACTGTATCACAACCCTAGCCATGCCTCGCAGCTCGTGGTAAAGGTCCTCCCACAGTAGGTCATGGTAAAGCGCTAAAAAAGAACGTCCTGCTTAGCTTGTCGAAGCATCTCTCCCGTGCCGCTAGGGTCGTTCGGGAGAGATGCTTCGATAAGTTCAGCAGGACGTTCAGCTTTTACTTGCCGCCCTTCTTAGCTTCCGCAATCAGCTCGTCGTCCATTTTGGCGTACTCGGTGTTGGCGGGCGTGGCGGCCAGGGCCAGCTTTTTTGACTGCTCGGCGGCAGCTACGGCGCCTTTGTAGTCCTTCATTTTTAAGCGGATTTTGGCCTCCGTATTCACGTTCCAGAACTTGGGGTCAGTGGCGTTGGCCTTCTGAATCCAGACTAGCGCCTGCTTCATATCCTTGTTGTTGTCGTAGTAGTAGACGGCGGCGCCGGCCAGGTCATTAGCCGTCGGGCTGGCGTTTTTGACGACTTTTTCGTCAATCTGGGCCAGCACCTTGCTGTCCACGTCGCTCGTGATTTTAAACTTGGCGCCCGTAGTTTCCCAATCCATTGCCACGTTGGCGGTGGCGGGCGTCAGGTCGGCGAAGGTGATGGTGAACGTTTCGACCTTAGTAGCCAGTTTGTAGGGCTTGATAGTGAAGCGGGCCACGTCCTGGTCATCCTTAAAGCCATCGACGTCAGCCCCTTGCTTGAGACTTTTGTTGAGCACTACCGTCCATTCGGTGGCGTTGGGGATGGTATACAGGCCATACTCGCCGGCCGGCACCTTCTTGCCCTCAACGGTCACATCATCCGAAAATTTGATGCTCGTAGTGGCATTGGCCCCGGTGCGCCAGCGCTTGCCGGCCGGTACCACCGCTTTGTCGCCGCCGAAAATAGCGCGGCCCTTCACGCTAGGGCGGTAATAAGTAATGGTCACGTCGGTGAGGCCCACGCGCTGCGTCACCGTGCTTTTGGGGCTAGCCTGCGGCGTTGCAATCTGAGCCTGGGCGGTGGGGGCGGCCAGCAGGCTGATAGCGAGCGCCGTAGCGGTGCCGAGCTGCAATGCAAAATTCTTCATATGCGCAAAAAGAGATAGAATGGCACGTACTTGCCAGCCCAAAAGTAGCGAAGCCCGCCGGGTGGGCGGGCTTCGCTAGGGGTAAAGCAGGATGCGGCGGCTAGCGCTGGGCCAGGGTGCGCGCCTTGTTCACGACAGCCGCGCTGAGCTGCACGTAAGCCTGGCTAGCCGGCATTGCCTTAAGAGCCAGCTTATAAGCCTGCTCGGCAGTAGTCTGCGCACCCGCGTAATCCTGCATCTGCAGGCGGATGCGCGCCTCCGTGTACAGGTTCCAGTAAGTAGGAGCTACGGCATTGGTTTCCTGCATCCAGGCCAGCGATTGGTGCAGGTCCTTGTGCGAGCCATCGTAGAAAGCGGCGCTGGCTTCGGGGGCCGGCGGCTGGGTTAAGCGCAGCGCGGCCGGATTTTCCGAGGCCGGGGCAGCGCTCCCGTCGGTCGTAGTAACAAGCGTGCGCGTGGTTTGCGCCTGGGCCGGCGCGCCAGCAAGCAAGCCGGCCGCCAGCAACAGTAGCGCCGAGCAATAGGAGTCGATATTTCTCATGTAAGTACAAATGATAAATTGACGATTCCAAACTACAATGCAGAAGTTAGCGAATCCACTTTTTGCATTATAAAAGATGAAAGTTTATAAATTTTATCGGATAATCCTAATTAATGGCCATTTTACCCCAATATAGTCCGTCCCATTTTGGATAAAAAAAAGTTGACACCATTTCTGAATAACAGAAAGAGCGTCAACTTTTTGCTGGTAAAATACCAGAAAAATTTTAACCTATTTTATCGAAGCCGCAGTAGCTATGCAGCGCCTCGGGCAGCCGGATGCCATCGGGCGTCTGGTTGTTTTCGAGCAGCGCGGCCACGATGCGCGGCAGGGCCAGCGCCGAGCCATTGAGCGTGTGCAGTAGCTGGGTTTTGCCGCCCTCGGCCCGGTAGCGGCACTTGAGGCGGTTGGCCTGGAAGGCTTCGAAATTGCTCACCGACGACACTTCGAGCCAGCGGCCCTGGGCGGCGCTCCACACCTCCAGGTCGTAGGTGAGGGCCGAGGTAAAGCCCATGTCGCCGCCGCACAGGCGCAGCACACGGTAAGGCAATTCGAGTAGTTGCAGCAGCTTTTCCACGTGGGCCACCATCGTTTCGTGGGCCGCGTAGGAGTTTTCGGGCTGGGTAAGCTGCACTATCTCTACCTTGTCGAACTGGTGCAGGCGGTTCAGCCCGCGCACATCGGCGCCCCACGAGCCCGCCTCGCGCCGGAAGCAGGGCGTGTAGCCGGTATTGCGCACGGGCAGCTTCTCGACCGGAATAATTTCGTCGCGGTACAGGTTGGTAATTGGCACCTCCGAAGTCGGAATCAGGTACAGGTTGTCCTGCTTGTCGTGGTACATCTGGCCTTCTTTATCCGGCAGTTGGCCCGTGCCGTAGCCGCTAGCCTCGTTTACCAGGATGGGCGGCTGTACCTCCGTGTATCCCGCATCGCGCGCCTGGTCCAGAAAGAAATTTACCAGCGCCCGCTGCAAGCGCGCGCCCTGCCCCTTATACACCGGAAAGCCCGCGCCCGTGATTTTGATACCCAGCTCAAAATCAATAATATCATATTTCTTAATCAGCTCCCAGTGCGGCAGGGCGCCGGCGGCCAGGGTCGGTTTGGTGCCCCCTCGCGCACTACCTCGTTATCGTCGGCCGAGCGGCCGGCGGGTACGCTCTCGTGCGGCACGTTCGGGATTTTATACAGCAAACGCTGGATTTCATTCTCAACAAAGTTTATTTCCTCGATAGAGGACTTGACAATCTCCTTTGAATTAGCAGCCTCATTTTGATATTTCTCTAGGGCTAA
The genomic region above belongs to Hymenobacter sp. BRD128 and contains:
- a CDS encoding PIG-L family deacetylase, which codes for MPLSLRTTARLLLALLTVHYSLLTAQAQAPKTYTSSEILLGLKKLNVVGSVMYIAAHPDDENTRLLAYLANGRLLETSYFSCTRGDGGQDLIGPELREQLGVIRTQELLAARRIDGAHQYFSRANDFGFSKTSAETFTIWDKEQVLSDMVWVIRQRRPDVLITRFPPDARAGHGHHQASAILAAEAFDAAGDPKRFPEQLNYVQVWQPKRLYWNTGSYFVKPGEKMDGYLQLDAGGYNPLLGQSYGEIAARSRSQHRSQGFGAAAQRGEAIEYFQFVKGTPAKTDLFEGIDQTWNRVPGGAAIGKMVDEVIRKYDASNPSASVAGLVQIQSALLNVKGSPFWVEKTSYETQNLIQASLGLHIEAIASSATITAGQPLNVSVTVLNRSKTPMVLDELAAYVLTDTVLNKPLLSQMPAVINLKTKLPAQTSLTQPYWLIKPASVGMYQVPDTVFDFKVPGKGIITYNYNPQANASLPERTGADIYTIRQQIIGKPENDAALAITCLISINGRKNAFLIPVQYKHTDPVLGELYQPLAVVPPVMVNIPAARAYVFADQQPKQVPVTLRAGQAGVAGSLALQVPSGWQAEPATVAFTLKNKDDEQTVNFTLRPLAGAAEGKADLRAVATVGTEKYSRGIQQIIYPHIPTQTLFLEATAPLVKLNVARGHTKTIGYLMGAGDEVPEALRQLGYTVSLLDPATDLTADRLARYDAVVLGVRAYNVLDRLKTQQPALLKYVENGGTMLVQYVVNRGTVLPQIGPYPLTLSADRVTVENTPVTFLTPSASVLNTPNKLTPADFATGWVQEQGLYYPSSWDAHYQPVIASHDPGETDKQSAILVAPYGKGRYIYTGLSLFRELPAGVPGAFRVLANLVESGGK
- a CDS encoding aspartate kinase, producing the protein MLTVEKIGGTSMTAFADVLQNIIFHGRQGQDLYNRIFVVSAYANVTNWLLENKKTGAPGVYHRITEHQEFRVALQEVAAKLKELNKNYAPLGLDLAVADAFIQQRIDQAQAYLESLVNVLASGYVNGPNILQAAREILASIGEAHSAFNSVNILQNKGLNATLIDLSGFDDARPLTIDARIQQAFAGIDFATTICIATGYTKGTEGIMREFDRGYSEVTFSKIAVAVHPQEAIIHKEYHLCSADPMLVGVDYCHPVGFTNYDVADQLADVGMEAIHPKASKPLEINAIDLRIKNTFEPEHPGTLITRDFVSPEKHIEVITGTDKVVIIDIYDPLMVGAAGFDLHLMQAFFDFGVSYIFKATSANSISLVIWQKDLKPELVAALETKYEKVTSENSSMVCLIGSNIDQPGLLAKAAGALAEAGINIRSAGFALRKVNIQFILGREDYKAAIVALNQAMG
- a CDS encoding CocE/NonD family hydrolase; this encodes MKRLLPAAFLLTLGLASPAARAQQALALPPATQSVTDAENMANVLADTLYIQQHYVKTEHQIAMRDGVKLYTIVYAPKDADKVRYPILLNRTPYAIGPYGPTKFKLNLGPSSKMMREGYIFAYQDVRGRYMSEGEFLDMRPELEKHATKKDTDEGTDTYDTIEYLLKHGPKSNGRVGQWGISYPGFYTSAGLLSRHPALKAASPQAPIADWFWDDFHHNGAFFLPHAFNFLYSFGQARPQPTAVGNPGIKHGTPDGYDFFLRMGPLKNANEQYYKGKVAFWNELMQHPDYDAFWQARNLRPHLHDLKTAVLTVGGFNDAEDLFGALNTYQTIEQKNPGLSNRIVMGPWVHGGWARGTGEMVGNVNYGPSPSLWYQENIEAPFFKSYLKDAKPGASLPEATMFEGGTNRWRAFDAWPPKQAQTKTLYFRQAGGLSFSAPTDGSNERRRPDVNFEFDQFVSDPAHPVPFTEATNVGMTREYMTDDQRFASRRPDVLTYQTAPLEEDMTLAGPMQALLQVATTGTDADWVVKIIDVYPDDTPDNPRTAPGVHLGGYQQMVRSEVMRGRFRDSFSQPKPFAANEVTAVPFTVQDLLHTFRKGHRLMVQVQSTWFPLVDRNPQTYVPNIYEASETDFKAQTHKLYHNPSHASQLVVKVLPQ
- a CDS encoding DUF2911 domain-containing protein codes for the protein MKNFALQLGTATALAISLLAAPTAQAQIATPQASPKSTVTQRVGLTDVTITYYRPSVKGRAIFGGDKAVVPAGKRWRTGANATTSIKFSDDVTVEGKKVPAGEYGLYTIPNATEWTVVLNKSLKQGADVDGFKDDQDVARFTIKPYKLATKVETFTITFADLTPATANVAMDWETTGAKFKITSDVDSKVLAQIDEKVVKNASPTANDLAGAAVYYYDNNKDMKQALVWIQKANATDPKFWNVNTEAKIRLKMKDYKGAVAAAEQSKKLALAATPANTEYAKMDDELIAEAKKGGK